The proteins below come from a single Corylus avellana chromosome ca3, CavTom2PMs-1.0 genomic window:
- the LOC132173532 gene encoding loganic acid O-methyltransferase-like yields the protein MEDKMNNEFPESYPMTGGLGAYSYAQNSKYQRGNVEAAKEMIKEAIVKKFDINALSAPLNSISVADLGCSTGPNTFLAVQNIVEAIEQKYQLSEDHDEIPELQVFFNDHSSNDFNTLFKSFPPKRNYLAAGVPGSFYGRLFSKASIHIFHCSHSLNWLSRVPKEIMDKTSPAWNKGRIHYTNAPKEVVEAYATQFAMDMESFLLARGEEIVVGGLMVLLITSVPDVILSSNFTICTHLELLESCLMDMEKMGLVSESNLDSINLPLYFPAPKELMAIIERNGRFSIEGIQELGQDKQVSIELLTLTLRAALGGVFEKHFGNDIVDEVFDRYPKKLANTPIFLNLNENQKAFVFSLSVILKCKPNN from the exons ATGGAGGACAAAATGAATAACGAATTTCCTGAATCATATCCAATGACCGGAGGACTTGGAGCTTACAGCTATGCTCAAAATTCCAAATATcag AGAGGAAATGTTGAAGCAGCCAAAGAAATGATAAAGGAGGCAATTGTCAAGAAATTTGACATCAATGCCCTTTCTGCACCTTTAAACTCAATTTCTGTTGCAGACTTGGGCTGTTCTACAGGACCCAACACCTTTCTTGCGGTGCAAAACATTGTAGAAGCCATAGAACAAAAATACCAGCTTTCAGAAGATCATGATGAGATCCCAGAATTACAAGTTTTCTTTAACGACCATTCCTCCAATGACTTCAACACTCTCTTCAAGTCATTCCCACCAAAGAGAAACTACTTAGCTGCTGGGGTGCCTGGATCTTTCTATGGCCGCCTATTTTCCAAAGCCAGTATTCACATTTTTCACTGCTCTCATTCCCTAAACTGGCTCTCCAGGGTGCCCAAAGAGATTATGGACAAAACTTCTCCTGCATGGAATAAAGGAAGGATACATTACACAAATGCTCCAAAGGAAGTTGTGGAGGCCTATGCCACTCAATTTGCCATGGACATGGAGTCCTTCCTGTTAGCCAGAGGAGAAGAGATTGTAGTTGGAGGGTTGATGGTACTTCTCATAACTTCTGTCCCAGATGTCATTCTCTCTTCTAACTTCACCATTTGCACACATCTCGAACTTCTGGAATCTTGCCTGATGGACATGGAAAAAATG GGATTAGTTTCTGAATCAAATCTGGACTCTATCAATCTGCCCCTTTATTTCCCAGCTCCTAAGGAGTTAATGGCAATCATTGAAAGAAATGGGCGTTTCAGCATTGAGGGCATCCAAGAGTTAGGTCAGGACAAGCAAGTAAGCATCGAATTGCTTACTTTGACCCTCAGAGCTGCACTTGGAGGAGTCTTCGAGAAGCATTTTGGAAATGACATCGTGGATGAGGTCTTTGATCGCTATCCTAAGAAACTTGCCAACACTCCTATTTTCTTAAACCTTAATGAAAACCAAAAggcttttgtattttctttgtctGTCATTCTAAAATGCAAGCCAAACAATTAG